One stretch of Micromonospora cremea DNA includes these proteins:
- a CDS encoding isocitrate lyase/PEP mutase family protein produces MALHTREGGLVMPNAWDGVSALVLADAGFEAIGTSSAALAAALGRIDGRHSITRDEHLDHAQLLGRLTGLPVNGDFEDGYGVTAEDVAVTVDSAVAHALAGIGIEDTTGNPDDPIRDFDDAVGRVRSAVAAAKRRIVVTARTDNFIQGRPDLDDTIRRLTAFAEVGADVLYAPFPPDLESLVAIVTAVAPTPVNVLISPADQVLTVSELQKAGVKRISLGPALYTHAMGALEQAATALKAGDIASATTGISFDRVGELLARKP; encoded by the coding sequence ATGGCACTGCACACCCGAGAAGGGGGCCTCGTCATGCCGAACGCCTGGGATGGCGTGTCGGCATTGGTCCTGGCGGATGCCGGCTTCGAGGCCATCGGCACGTCGTCGGCGGCCCTGGCGGCCGCGCTCGGCCGCATCGACGGTCGCCACAGCATCACCCGCGACGAGCATCTCGACCACGCACAGCTGCTCGGCCGGCTCACGGGGTTGCCCGTCAACGGTGACTTCGAGGACGGCTACGGCGTCACCGCCGAGGACGTCGCCGTGACTGTGGACAGTGCCGTCGCGCACGCGCTGGCCGGCATCGGGATCGAGGACACCACCGGGAATCCCGATGACCCGATCCGCGACTTCGACGACGCGGTAGGCCGGGTTCGCAGTGCGGTCGCCGCGGCGAAGCGACGCATCGTCGTCACCGCTCGCACCGACAACTTCATCCAGGGGCGGCCTGACCTCGATGACACCATCCGACGGCTGACGGCCTTCGCCGAGGTCGGCGCCGACGTGCTCTACGCGCCGTTCCCGCCCGACCTCGAGTCCCTGGTCGCGATCGTCACCGCCGTCGCGCCGACACCCGTGAACGTTCTCATCTCACCGGCGGATCAGGTGCTGACCGTCTCTGAACTGCAGAAGGCCGGGGTCAAGCGCATCAGCCTGGGCCCTGCGCTCTACACGCATGCGATGGGTGCTCTCGAACAGGCGGCCACGGCGCTCAAGGCCGGCGACATCGCCTCGGCCACGACAGGCATCAGCTTCGACCGGGTGGGCGAACTCCTCGCCCGCAAACCCTAG
- a CDS encoding carboxymuconolactone decarboxylase family protein: protein MFTMLASNPTVLDLVMTVQTKASRLLDARTRHTIALAVSEADGCDYCLALHTAGSLKGGMSVEDIELARAGSSVDPRRAAVARFAQRVIETRGRVSDADLAAVQGAGYTDPEILAIVTLVVRALLTNYLNNVNLTDVDIPAPDLA from the coding sequence ATGTTCACCATGCTCGCGTCGAACCCGACCGTCCTCGATCTCGTCATGACCGTGCAGACGAAGGCGAGCAGGCTCCTGGACGCGAGGACGCGCCACACGATCGCGCTGGCCGTGTCCGAAGCCGATGGCTGCGACTACTGCCTGGCGCTGCACACGGCCGGGTCCCTGAAGGGCGGCATGTCCGTGGAGGACATCGAGCTGGCGCGGGCGGGAAGCTCGGTCGATCCGAGGCGGGCTGCGGTGGCTCGCTTCGCCCAGCGGGTGATCGAGACGCGCGGACGGGTCAGTGATGCCGACCTCGCGGCCGTCCAGGGGGCCGGGTACACCGATCCGGAGATCTTGGCGATCGTCACGCTGGTCGTCCGGGCACTGCTGACGAACTACCTCAACAACGTGAACCTGACCGACGTCGACATCCCGGCCCCCGACCTGGCATGA
- a CDS encoding MmcQ/YjbR family DNA-binding protein has protein sequence MDGQELQKVANEYATELPDVTFEHRVGPNWELYKVGGKVFMLMTDMPGHPVVILKADPDEAVGLREQYAEITTGYHMDKKHWITAAGGPSLDENLVKELVTDSYRLVVDKLPKSKRPVDPSTNPAA, from the coding sequence ATGGACGGACAGGAACTCCAGAAGGTCGCGAACGAGTACGCGACAGAGCTGCCGGACGTGACGTTCGAGCACCGTGTCGGCCCGAATTGGGAGCTGTACAAGGTGGGCGGCAAGGTCTTCATGCTCATGACCGACATGCCCGGACACCCCGTCGTGATCCTGAAGGCCGATCCGGACGAGGCCGTTGGGCTGCGCGAGCAGTACGCAGAGATCACGACCGGCTACCACATGGACAAGAAGCACTGGATCACGGCAGCAGGTGGGCCCAGCCTCGACGAGAACCTGGTGAAGGAACTCGTCACCGACTCCTACCGGCTCGTGGTCGACAAACTCCCGAAATCCAAGCGGCCCGTGGACCCGAGCACGAACCCGGCCGCCTGA
- a CDS encoding transposase: MAYNFIPCSPDGSAPAGHDLRGWLPPQHLCWQVLKIVGEFDLSGFLRGYRADGQGAAAYPPQVLLSLVLYCYCKGVRSTRKIEAACLDDVGCRIITGNQQVDHATVARFLCRHREGLKSLFVQVLALCARRGLVDLSAVAVDGSPMHAAAARSANRSLDALETVIADGEAQLVQLAQDTDEAAADGRRRLTAAGSCLRRLSQLSDRVTRARVARDKLFERSLPSAGEIRIKVEAAQRMVAKAEARLAEVTAGQQQRLADYVRRTLQDQAAGRRRAVGRPPVSIEAKTKVVAQQARLARAQAALHRARYPRPIPSAVARASLTDPASRLMLGKHGGYVQGYNVQIACARNQVLLAIELQDNPADTTALVPVIRRVQHNCAAAGLTGDVAAWLADSGYASTANFAALADLPLLVSITKEYEQTRATTPPGHNVPAGHREMAARLASAEGKQLYARRDALVEPGFAQLFQQFGRRVHHRGTAGVDTEIKLLGAVHNLKKIFHHDARQRTS, translated from the coding sequence GTGGCCTACAACTTCATCCCCTGCAGCCCAGACGGCTCGGCGCCAGCCGGGCATGACCTGCGTGGGTGGCTGCCGCCGCAGCATCTGTGCTGGCAGGTCCTGAAGATCGTCGGTGAGTTCGACCTGTCCGGGTTCCTGCGCGGCTATCGTGCCGATGGCCAGGGCGCGGCGGCGTATCCGCCGCAGGTGCTGCTCAGCCTGGTGCTCTACTGCTACTGCAAGGGCGTGCGCTCCACGCGCAAGATCGAGGCCGCTTGCCTCGATGATGTGGGCTGCCGGATCATCACGGGCAACCAGCAGGTCGACCATGCCACCGTCGCGCGGTTCCTGTGTCGTCACCGCGAGGGCCTGAAGTCGCTGTTCGTGCAGGTCCTGGCGCTGTGCGCCCGGCGCGGGCTGGTGGACCTGTCCGCCGTGGCGGTGGACGGCTCACCGATGCACGCGGCCGCCGCACGCTCAGCCAACCGCAGCCTGGACGCCTTGGAGACCGTCATCGCCGACGGCGAGGCGCAACTCGTCCAGCTGGCGCAGGACACGGACGAAGCGGCTGCCGACGGGCGCCGTCGGCTCACGGCCGCAGGTAGCTGTCTGCGGCGGCTGTCGCAGCTCAGCGATCGCGTGACACGGGCCCGGGTGGCCCGGGACAAGCTGTTCGAGCGTTCGCTGCCCTCGGCGGGCGAGATCCGGATCAAGGTGGAGGCCGCGCAGCGGATGGTGGCGAAAGCCGAGGCGCGCCTGGCCGAGGTCACGGCCGGCCAGCAGCAGCGGCTGGCCGACTACGTCCGCCGGACCCTGCAGGATCAGGCCGCGGGACGGCGGCGCGCTGTCGGGCGCCCGCCGGTCAGTATCGAGGCCAAGACCAAGGTCGTTGCTCAGCAGGCCCGCCTCGCCCGGGCGCAGGCCGCGTTGCACCGTGCGCGCTACCCGCGACCGATCCCGTCCGCAGTGGCCAGGGCCTCGCTCACCGATCCGGCGTCGCGGCTCATGCTCGGCAAGCACGGCGGATACGTGCAGGGCTACAACGTCCAGATCGCCTGCGCACGCAACCAGGTTCTCCTCGCGATCGAGCTGCAGGACAACCCCGCCGACACCACCGCACTCGTCCCGGTCATCAGACGTGTTCAACACAATTGCGCAGCCGCCGGGCTGACCGGCGACGTCGCGGCGTGGCTGGCCGACAGCGGCTATGCCAGCACCGCGAACTTCGCAGCCCTGGCCGATCTCCCGCTGCTGGTGTCGATCACCAAGGAGTACGAGCAGACCCGGGCGACCACGCCACCCGGGCACAACGTCCCCGCCGGCCACCGCGAGATGGCCGCCCGGCTGGCATCCGCCGAAGGCAAGCAGCTCTACGCCCGCCGCGACGCCCTCGTCGAACCAGGCTTCGCCCAGCTGTTCCAGCAGTTCGGACGCCGCGTGCACCACCGCGGCACCGCCGGCGTCGACACCGAGATCAAACTCCTCGGCGCGGTGCACAACCTGAAAAAGATCTTCCACCACGATGCCAGACAGAGGACCTCTTGA
- a CDS encoding nitroreductase family protein, translating into MDLDKLMSKHLSRYFDGSKTIPDETLQQLLRFLRSAPTSTNIQPNHFYVVSSQEGKERLAANLGERFQDNAEKILNASHTIILTTRADVPEHHLEAVFAKERADGRFADEAKQERWESMTRDFVSLRKYSYKDTYHWMEKQTYMVMGLTMMAAAELGVEAMPLEGFDPISVDKAFNIRATGYTTTVLLALGYPDEAKQYKTPVSRFEPERLFTFA; encoded by the coding sequence ATGGATCTCGACAAGCTCATGAGCAAGCACCTCAGCCGGTATTTCGACGGCAGCAAGACGATCCCGGATGAGACTCTTCAGCAGCTGCTGAGGTTCCTGCGCTCGGCTCCCACGTCGACGAACATCCAGCCGAATCACTTCTACGTCGTGTCCTCTCAGGAGGGCAAGGAGCGGCTGGCGGCCAACCTCGGCGAGCGGTTCCAGGACAACGCCGAGAAGATCCTCAACGCCTCGCACACCATCATCCTCACCACTCGGGCCGATGTGCCCGAGCACCACCTCGAAGCGGTGTTCGCCAAGGAGCGGGCCGACGGCCGGTTCGCAGATGAGGCAAAGCAGGAGCGGTGGGAATCGATGACCCGTGACTTCGTGAGCCTGCGCAAATACAGCTACAAGGACACCTACCACTGGATGGAGAAGCAGACTTACATGGTGATGGGTCTGACGATGATGGCAGCCGCCGAGCTCGGCGTCGAGGCCATGCCGCTCGAAGGCTTCGACCCGATCAGCGTGGACAAGGCCTTCAACATCCGCGCGACCGGATACACCACCACCGTGCTGCTCGCGCTCGGCTACCCCGACGAGGCGAAGCAGTACAAGACCCCGGTGTCGCGGTTCGAGCCCGAGCGTCTGTTCACCTTCGCCTGA
- a CDS encoding TetR/AcrR family transcriptional regulator has product MKSTTAAPEPRRLTEKGQATRARILEHAAALIYAEGVHATNNDKLRRAAGVSGSQINHYFPTKESLVLAVIEWQAERVLGLHRSEQFDGFESLEGFRKWAAFYIGYERAYHEGCSLGSLASEIIKTDLDVHDELADAFAQWREIFRDALLRLQRQGRLSNEADAEQLASLLLAAFQGGMLLAQVARDISPLRDALEAALDYIETFAIPHDT; this is encoded by the coding sequence ATGAAGTCCACGACGGCAGCGCCAGAGCCTCGCAGGCTCACCGAGAAGGGGCAGGCGACGCGTGCCCGGATACTGGAGCACGCCGCCGCGCTCATCTACGCCGAGGGCGTCCACGCCACGAACAACGACAAGCTCCGGCGCGCCGCCGGCGTCAGCGGGTCGCAGATCAACCACTACTTCCCGACCAAGGAGAGCCTCGTCCTGGCGGTGATCGAATGGCAGGCTGAACGCGTCCTCGGGCTCCATCGCAGCGAACAGTTCGACGGCTTCGAGAGCCTCGAGGGGTTTCGGAAGTGGGCAGCGTTCTATATCGGGTATGAACGCGCCTACCACGAAGGCTGCAGCCTCGGGTCGCTCGCCAGCGAGATCATCAAGACCGACCTCGACGTTCACGATGAGCTTGCGGATGCGTTCGCCCAGTGGCGAGAGATCTTCCGCGACGCGCTCCTCCGCCTGCAGCGGCAGGGCCGTCTGAGCAACGAGGCCGACGCCGAGCAGCTCGCGAGCCTGCTCCTCGCCGCGTTCCAGGGCGGCATGCTCCTCGCACAAGTCGCCCGGGACATCTCCCCCCTCAGGGACGCCCTGGAAGCCGCTCTCGACTACATCGAGACCTTCGCGATCCCACACGACACGTAG
- a CDS encoding NADP-dependent oxidoreductase, with protein sequence MIGLGVRAANGALEILDLPNPRQPDAGELVLEVVAAGIGPWDALLHTGGWDVGLVPPAALGVEAVGRVTATGPDETEFRTGDLVLVHEAPLPGRSGTWAERVLVRSAHVARLPENLAPEIAAALPVAGLTAQQALDELQVDATTRLLVVGASGPTASLAVQLAHLRGADIVAGAGPARADQLRALGASEVIDTHADGWAQKSDRRFDAVLIAATGTAEDAIGLLTDGGRLTSITSDAPDPIRGITTSDLYVQPDGRALGELAALAASGELRLDVQTTPIKDGAAIADQVAGGRSGGVKYVLEF encoded by the coding sequence ATGATCGGACTCGGTGTTCGAGCCGCCAACGGCGCTCTGGAGATCCTCGACCTTCCGAACCCCCGCCAGCCTGACGCGGGCGAGCTCGTCCTGGAGGTGGTCGCGGCAGGGATCGGGCCGTGGGACGCCCTGCTTCACACGGGCGGATGGGACGTCGGCCTCGTTCCGCCCGCAGCTCTGGGCGTCGAAGCCGTCGGCCGCGTCACCGCGACCGGCCCGGACGAGACCGAATTCCGCACGGGAGACCTCGTGCTGGTCCACGAGGCGCCCCTGCCAGGCCGCAGCGGCACCTGGGCAGAGCGCGTCCTAGTCCGTTCCGCGCACGTCGCACGACTGCCCGAGAACCTGGCTCCGGAGATTGCGGCGGCACTCCCGGTCGCCGGGCTCACCGCCCAGCAGGCCCTCGACGAGCTCCAGGTCGACGCCACCACCCGCCTGCTCGTCGTCGGAGCGTCCGGCCCCACCGCGTCACTGGCCGTGCAACTCGCCCACCTCCGGGGCGCCGACATCGTCGCCGGTGCCGGGCCGGCCCGCGCCGATCAGCTCCGTGCCCTCGGCGCCAGCGAGGTCATCGACACCCACGCTGACGGTTGGGCGCAGAAGAGCGATCGCCGATTCGACGCCGTCCTCATCGCCGCGACAGGCACCGCCGAGGACGCGATCGGACTGCTCACCGACGGAGGCCGCCTCACCTCCATCACCTCGGACGCACCCGACCCGATTCGCGGAATCACCACCTCGGACCTCTACGTGCAGCCCGACGGACGTGCACTCGGCGAACTCGCGGCACTCGCCGCCTCCGGCGAACTGAGACTTGACGTCCAGACGACACCAATCAAGGACGGCGCCGCGATCGCGGACCAGGTCGCGGGCGGCCGCTCTGGTGGGGTCAAGTACGTCCTCGAGTTCTGA
- a CDS encoding IS630 family transposase, producing MAEPVRVRRLSDQEGQQLMRITRRGTGSPIRLRRAMVVLASAGGNTVPAIARLAQADEDTIRQVIHRFNEMGMASLDPQWAGGRPRQISPDEEQFIVETANTRPEKLGRPFTRWSTRKLADHLRLHSTRRVRIGRERLRQILHRHRITFQRTKTWKESTDPHRDVKLARIEYVSSHFPQRVFAFDEFGPLVIRPQAGTGWAPAGHPHRLPANYHKLHGVRQFHGCYSVGDDQLWGVVRRRKSAANTLAALKSIRAARPDGAPIYVILDNLSAHKGRKIRAWAARNKVELCFTPTYASWANPIEAQFGPLRTFVIAGSNHPNHPALTRKLQAYLRWRNANARHPDVLAAQRRERARIRSERQRRWGQPATRAA from the coding sequence GTGGCAGAACCCGTTCGCGTTCGGCGGCTCAGTGACCAGGAGGGTCAGCAGCTGATGAGGATCACTCGTAGAGGTACCGGCTCGCCGATCCGACTACGGCGGGCGATGGTCGTGCTCGCCTCGGCCGGTGGGAACACGGTGCCGGCGATCGCCCGTCTCGCGCAAGCCGATGAGGACACGATCCGGCAGGTCATTCACCGGTTCAACGAGATGGGGATGGCCAGCCTGGACCCTCAGTGGGCGGGTGGCCGTCCCCGCCAGATCAGTCCTGACGAGGAGCAGTTCATCGTCGAGACGGCCAACACCCGCCCCGAGAAACTGGGGCGACCGTTCACCCGCTGGAGCACCCGCAAGCTCGCCGACCACCTGCGCCTTCACTCCACCCGACGGGTTCGGATCGGGCGGGAACGGCTGCGGCAAATCCTGCACCGACACCGGATCACCTTCCAGCGGACCAAGACGTGGAAGGAGTCCACCGACCCGCACCGGGACGTCAAGCTCGCCCGGATCGAGTACGTCAGCAGCCACTTCCCCCAGCGGGTGTTCGCCTTCGACGAGTTCGGTCCCCTGGTGATCCGGCCGCAGGCCGGCACCGGGTGGGCGCCCGCGGGCCATCCGCACCGGCTGCCCGCGAACTATCACAAGCTGCACGGGGTCCGGCAGTTCCACGGCTGCTACTCCGTCGGCGACGACCAACTCTGGGGCGTCGTCCGGCGGCGCAAGAGCGCCGCGAACACCCTCGCCGCGCTCAAGTCGATCCGCGCCGCCCGCCCGGACGGGGCACCGATCTACGTGATCCTGGACAACCTGTCCGCACACAAAGGCCGCAAGATCCGGGCGTGGGCGGCCCGGAACAAGGTCGAGCTCTGCTTCACCCCGACCTACGCCTCCTGGGCCAACCCGATCGAGGCCCAGTTCGGGCCGCTACGCACCTTCGTCATCGCCGGCTCGAATCACCCGAACCACCCGGCGCTGACCCGGAAACTGCAGGCCTACCTGCGCTGGCGCAACGCCAACGCCCGCCACCCCGACGTCCTGGCCGCCCAACGCCGAGAACGCGCCCGCATCCGCAGCGAACGCCAACGACGCTGGGGCCAACCCGCCACCCGCGCAGCCTGA